The following coding sequences lie in one Kitasatospora azatica KCTC 9699 genomic window:
- a CDS encoding carbohydrate ABC transporter permease: protein MPTTAHRPSTPVAAARRRRRVLALLFTLPALLLLGALVVYPIGYSLVRSLFDATGHRFVGLGNYGEAVHDKATLTALRNNLVWVLVAPALVTVIGLIFAVLTEKVRWATAFKLLVFMPMAISFLAAGIIFRLVYDADPHRGILNAAAVTVHDSFHDDSPYPGARPRDNTGLTAQPDGSLRTPATGTTVLLPLVGIAPTAVPATARPAGAPASGDGVNGVVFLDFVPGGGGHPGQLDPGKKGLPGVSVQLVDGGRKLATTTSAADGSFHFAARPGATAQVVLPAADFAKPYNGVDWLGPALVTPAIIGAYLWIWAGFAMVIIGAGLANLPRELLEAARIDGAGEWQVFRRITVPLLAPVLGVVFVTMVINVMKIFDLVYIIAPGPVQQNANVLALQLWLVSFGGGNNQGLGSALGILLLLLVVPFMILNIRRFRRS, encoded by the coding sequence ATGCCGACGACCGCCCACCGGCCCAGCACCCCCGTCGCCGCCGCTCGTCGGCGGCGCCGGGTGCTGGCCCTGCTCTTCACCCTGCCCGCCCTGCTCCTGCTGGGCGCCCTGGTGGTGTACCCGATCGGGTACTCGCTGGTCCGCAGCCTCTTCGACGCCACCGGCCACCGCTTCGTGGGCCTGGGCAACTACGGCGAGGCCGTCCACGACAAGGCCACCCTCACCGCCCTTCGCAACAACCTGGTCTGGGTCCTGGTGGCCCCGGCCCTGGTCACGGTGATCGGCCTGATCTTCGCCGTGCTGACCGAGAAGGTCCGCTGGGCCACCGCCTTCAAGCTACTGGTCTTCATGCCGATGGCGATCTCCTTCCTGGCCGCCGGCATCATCTTCCGCCTGGTCTACGACGCGGACCCGCACCGCGGCATCCTCAACGCCGCCGCCGTCACCGTGCACGACAGCTTCCACGACGACTCCCCGTACCCGGGCGCCCGGCCACGCGACAACACCGGCCTGACCGCCCAGCCCGACGGTTCGCTGCGCACGCCCGCCACCGGCACCACCGTGCTGCTCCCGCTGGTCGGCATCGCCCCCACCGCCGTCCCCGCAACCGCCCGCCCGGCCGGCGCCCCGGCCTCGGGCGACGGGGTGAACGGCGTGGTCTTCCTCGACTTCGTCCCCGGCGGCGGCGGTCACCCCGGCCAACTCGACCCGGGCAAGAAGGGGTTGCCGGGAGTCAGCGTCCAACTGGTCGACGGCGGACGCAAGCTCGCCACCACGACCAGCGCCGCCGACGGCTCCTTCCACTTCGCCGCCAGGCCCGGCGCGACCGCCCAGGTGGTGCTGCCGGCCGCCGACTTCGCCAAGCCCTACAACGGCGTCGACTGGCTCGGCCCCGCCCTGGTCACCCCCGCCATCATCGGCGCCTACCTGTGGATCTGGGCCGGCTTCGCGATGGTCATCATCGGCGCCGGCCTGGCCAACCTGCCGCGCGAACTCCTGGAGGCGGCCCGGATCGACGGCGCGGGGGAGTGGCAGGTCTTCCGCCGGATCACCGTCCCGCTGCTGGCGCCGGTGCTGGGCGTGGTCTTCGTGACCATGGTGATCAACGTGATGAAGATCTTCGACCTGGTCTACATCATCGCCCCTGGCCCGGTTCAACAGAACGCCAACGTGCTCGCGCTGCAACTGTGGCTGGTCTCCTTCGGCGGCGGCAACAACCAGGGCCTGGGCAGCGCACTCGGCATCCTGCTGCTGCTCCTGGTGGTCCCGTTCATGATCCTCAACATCCGCCGATTCCGGAGGAGTTAG
- a CDS encoding ABC transporter substrate-binding protein, with protein sequence MRLHRTTTALAATLVTATVATACSSSGGGAKNNDSASSQELKGQTVSVAAVWTGTEQENFKKVLDAFTAKTGATTTFISTGDNLSTLVGSKIAGGDPMDVVMVPQPGVLQQFAKQGWLEPLAPAVTEAAGKNFAAVWSNLGTVDGKQYGLYFKAADKSTVWYSPQAFQNAGVQPPTSWAELLKASKAVSDSGLPAFSIGGQAGWPLTDWFENVYLSQAGPELYDKLTKHQIPWTDPSVVKALTTLGQLFGDPTLVAGGTKGALQTDFPTSVSQVFGPQPKAAMTYEGDFVGGVVSGDLKKTVGTDAKVFAFPAVDGGKAPVMGGGDAAVVLKDGRDKAAAQKLVEFLASPEAAAVWAKAGGFLSPNKALDAAVYPDDTTRQFAKSLIDAGDGFRFDMSDQTPAAFGGTAGTGEWKDLQDFLANPADAQGAAARLEADAAKAYQG encoded by the coding sequence ATGAGACTGCACCGCACCACCACCGCCCTGGCCGCCACCCTGGTCACCGCCACCGTCGCCACCGCCTGCAGCAGCAGCGGAGGCGGCGCCAAGAACAACGACAGCGCGAGCAGCCAGGAACTCAAGGGCCAGACCGTCTCGGTCGCCGCCGTGTGGACCGGCACCGAGCAGGAGAACTTCAAGAAGGTGCTGGACGCCTTCACCGCCAAGACCGGCGCCACCACCACCTTCATCTCCACCGGCGACAACCTGTCCACCCTGGTCGGCAGCAAGATCGCCGGCGGCGACCCGATGGACGTGGTGATGGTCCCGCAGCCCGGCGTGCTGCAGCAGTTCGCCAAGCAGGGCTGGCTGGAGCCGCTGGCCCCGGCCGTCACCGAGGCCGCAGGGAAGAACTTCGCCGCCGTCTGGTCGAACCTCGGGACGGTGGACGGCAAGCAGTACGGCCTCTACTTCAAGGCCGCCGACAAGTCGACCGTCTGGTACAGCCCGCAGGCCTTCCAGAACGCCGGGGTCCAGCCGCCGACCAGCTGGGCCGAGCTGCTCAAGGCGAGCAAGGCGGTCTCCGACTCCGGCCTGCCGGCCTTCTCGATCGGCGGGCAGGCGGGCTGGCCGCTCACCGACTGGTTCGAGAACGTCTACCTCTCGCAGGCCGGCCCCGAACTCTACGACAAGCTGACCAAGCACCAGATCCCCTGGACCGACCCCTCGGTGGTCAAGGCCCTGACCACGCTGGGCCAGCTGTTCGGCGACCCGACCCTGGTGGCCGGCGGCACCAAGGGCGCCCTGCAGACCGACTTCCCGACCTCGGTGTCCCAGGTCTTCGGCCCGCAGCCGAAGGCGGCGATGACCTATGAGGGCGACTTCGTGGGCGGCGTGGTCTCCGGCGACCTGAAGAAGACGGTCGGCACCGACGCCAAGGTCTTCGCCTTCCCGGCCGTGGACGGCGGCAAGGCGCCGGTGATGGGCGGCGGTGACGCGGCCGTGGTGCTCAAGGACGGCCGGGACAAGGCGGCGGCGCAGAAGCTGGTGGAGTTCCTCGCCTCGCCGGAGGCGGCGGCCGTCTGGGCCAAGGCCGGCGGCTTCCTGTCACCGAACAAGGCGCTCGATGCGGCCGTCTACCCGGACGACACCACCCGCCAGTTCGCCAAGTCGCTGATCGACGCCGGGGACGGCTTCCGCTTCGACATGTCGGACCAGACCCCGGCCGCCTTCGGCGGTACCGCCGGCACCGGCGAGTGGAAGGACCTGCAGGACTTCCTGGCCAACCCCGCCGACGCCCAGGGCGCGGCGGCGCGCCTGGAAGCCGACGCGGCCAAGGCCTACCAGGGTTGA
- a CDS encoding glycoside hydrolase family 13 protein: protein MHTPTLPSAVLGPTAQRTATGAGWWRDAVIYQVYVRSFRDSDGDGIGDLGGVREQLPYLKRLGVDGIWLNPFYPSPQHDHGYDITDHRAVDPVYGDLAEFAQLVSACHRLGLKLVVDAVPNHCSIEHPWFRAALAAGPGSPERARFHFAEGRGERGELPPNNWRAMFGGPAWSRVADGQWYLHLFTPQQPDFNWRHPAVAEEFEQVLRFWLDQGVDGFRIDVAAGLFKHPELPDSPDPEADERARDSVNPLAWNQPQVHEIWRSWRAICEEYTARDGQDRLLVGEVSVPTPADQAGYLRPDELHQAFFFHLLHAPWDAKQFCRAIDEGLRDIAATGSTVTWVLNNHDQIRTASRFAGPDPVSGPARAAAAALLMLALPGAAYVYQGEELGLPEVTDLPDELITDPIFHRTGSRIGIRDGCRVPLPWSGGQAPYGFSREGAAAPWLPQPAHFAAHTAERVLADTGSIWHLYRDALQLRRALPQLGEGTLTRLHTPPGLLAFERGEGFVCAVNFNDGPVPAPCPGTPLLASGPCPPGILPAGTAAWWISL from the coding sequence ATGCACACGCCCACGCTCCCGAGCGCAGTACTCGGACCCACCGCCCAGCGCACCGCCACCGGGGCGGGCTGGTGGCGGGACGCCGTGATCTACCAGGTCTACGTCCGCAGCTTCCGCGACAGCGACGGGGACGGGATCGGCGACCTCGGCGGGGTCCGCGAGCAACTGCCGTACCTCAAGCGCCTCGGCGTGGACGGGATCTGGCTCAACCCGTTCTATCCCTCGCCGCAGCACGACCACGGCTACGACATCACCGACCACCGCGCCGTCGACCCGGTCTACGGCGACCTCGCGGAGTTCGCCCAACTGGTGTCCGCCTGCCACCGGTTGGGGCTCAAGCTGGTGGTGGACGCGGTGCCCAACCACTGCTCCATCGAGCACCCGTGGTTCCGGGCGGCGCTGGCGGCCGGCCCGGGCAGCCCCGAGCGGGCCCGTTTCCACTTCGCCGAAGGCCGGGGCGAGAGAGGCGAGTTGCCGCCCAACAACTGGCGGGCGATGTTCGGCGGCCCGGCCTGGTCGAGGGTGGCGGACGGTCAGTGGTACCTGCACCTGTTCACTCCGCAGCAGCCCGACTTCAACTGGCGCCATCCGGCGGTCGCCGAGGAGTTCGAGCAGGTGCTGCGGTTCTGGCTGGACCAGGGCGTGGACGGCTTCCGGATCGACGTGGCGGCGGGCCTGTTCAAGCACCCCGAGCTGCCCGACTCCCCGGACCCGGAGGCCGACGAACGGGCCCGCGACTCGGTCAACCCGCTGGCCTGGAACCAGCCCCAGGTGCACGAGATCTGGCGCTCCTGGCGGGCCATCTGCGAGGAGTACACCGCCCGCGACGGCCAGGACCGGCTGCTGGTCGGCGAGGTCTCCGTGCCCACCCCCGCCGACCAGGCCGGTTACCTGCGCCCCGACGAGCTGCACCAGGCCTTCTTCTTCCACCTGCTGCACGCGCCCTGGGACGCCAAGCAGTTCTGCCGCGCGATCGACGAGGGGCTGCGCGACATCGCCGCGACCGGATCCACCGTCACCTGGGTGCTCAACAACCACGACCAGATCCGCACGGCCAGCCGGTTCGCCGGCCCCGACCCGGTCTCCGGCCCGGCCCGGGCGGCGGCCGCCGCCCTGCTGATGCTGGCGCTGCCCGGCGCCGCCTACGTCTACCAGGGCGAGGAACTCGGCCTGCCGGAGGTCACCGACCTGCCCGACGAACTCATCACCGACCCGATCTTCCACCGCACCGGCAGCCGCATCGGCATCCGGGACGGCTGCCGGGTCCCGCTGCCCTGGTCCGGCGGCCAGGCCCCGTACGGATTCAGCCGCGAGGGCGCCGCCGCGCCCTGGCTGCCCCAGCCCGCGCACTTCGCCGCGCACACCGCCGAGCGGGTGCTCGCCGACACCGGCTCGATCTGGCACCTGTACCGCGACGCGCTCCAACTGCGCCGCGCACTGCCCCAACTCGGCGAAGGGACGCTGACCCGCCTGCACACCCCGCCCGGCCTGCTCGCCTTCGAGCGCGGCGAGGGCTTCGTCTGCGCCGTCAACTTCAACGACGGCCCGGTCCCCGCGCCCTGCCCAGGCACCCCACTGCTCGCCAGCGGCCCGTGCCCGCCCGGCATCCTGCCGGCCGGCACCGCCGCCTGGTGGATCTCGCTCTGA
- a CDS encoding ABC transporter substrate-binding protein, translated as MSNRPAAQSPLSRRTLAGALAGGTLLAGGAGALAWRVLAGGAEPAGDPNGTGPVTLATGKDTTGYLRGVLADWNAAHPAEPAELVELPEAADEVHAQLAGELGRGDSRFDVLNLDVVWTAEFAARRWIAPLDEARFPLDRFLPPVLSAGRFAGRLYAVPYVANAAMLYYRSDILAAAGQQPPTSWAELARQASTLAPAAGLAGYAGQFKPYEGLTVNALEAVRSAGGDLLDGSGAVVVDSARARAGLEFLAGGLRAGWIPQAALEYQEEESRQAFQDGHLLFLRNWPYVYPAAQGPGSAVTGRFGVVPLPGPDGPGSGVLGGSGLAVSRFSRRQRTARALIAELTGRQVQRRVLAEGGLPPVWADLYQDPELVARFPYLPVLRSAILAAGARPGIPQYQQLSLAVSEASYEILRGRRTAADGLARLAADLRDIVR; from the coding sequence ATGTCGAACCGGCCGGCCGCGCAGTCCCCCCTCAGCAGGCGGACGCTCGCGGGGGCGCTGGCGGGCGGCACGCTGCTCGCCGGTGGCGCCGGCGCGCTGGCCTGGCGTGTGCTCGCCGGCGGCGCCGAGCCGGCCGGAGACCCGAACGGCACCGGGCCGGTCACGCTGGCGACCGGCAAGGACACCACCGGCTACCTGCGCGGCGTGCTGGCCGACTGGAACGCCGCGCACCCGGCCGAGCCGGCCGAACTGGTCGAGCTGCCGGAGGCCGCCGACGAGGTGCACGCCCAGCTGGCGGGCGAACTGGGCCGGGGCGACAGCCGCTTCGACGTGCTCAACCTGGACGTGGTCTGGACGGCCGAGTTCGCCGCCCGGCGCTGGATCGCCCCGCTGGACGAGGCGCGGTTCCCGCTGGACCGGTTCCTGCCGCCGGTGCTCTCGGCCGGGCGCTTCGCGGGGCGGCTGTACGCGGTGCCGTACGTGGCGAACGCCGCGATGCTCTACTACCGCAGCGACATCCTGGCCGCCGCCGGTCAGCAGCCGCCCACCAGCTGGGCCGAGTTGGCGCGGCAGGCGAGCACGCTGGCGCCGGCGGCGGGCCTGGCCGGGTACGCGGGCCAGTTCAAGCCGTACGAGGGACTGACGGTCAACGCGCTGGAGGCGGTCCGCTCGGCCGGCGGCGACCTGCTGGACGGCAGCGGCGCGGTGGTGGTGGACAGCGCGCGGGCACGGGCGGGGCTGGAGTTCCTGGCCGGCGGGCTGCGCGCGGGCTGGATCCCGCAGGCGGCGCTGGAGTACCAGGAGGAGGAGTCCCGGCAGGCCTTCCAGGACGGGCACCTGCTCTTCCTGCGGAACTGGCCGTACGTCTATCCGGCGGCGCAGGGCCCGGGCTCGGCGGTGACCGGCCGGTTCGGGGTGGTCCCGCTGCCGGGGCCGGACGGTCCGGGCAGCGGCGTGCTGGGCGGCTCGGGCCTGGCGGTCAGCCGCTTCTCGCGGCGCCAGCGGACGGCGCGGGCGCTGATCGCCGAACTGACCGGGCGGCAGGTGCAGCGCCGGGTGCTCGCCGAGGGCGGGCTGCCCCCGGTCTGGGCGGACCTGTACCAGGACCCGGAGCTGGTGGCCCGGTTCCCGTACCTGCCGGTGCTGCGCAGCGCGATCCTGGCGGCCGGCGCGCGGCCCGGGATCCCGCAGTACCAGCAGCTCAGCCTGGCGGTCAGCGAGGCCTCGTACGAGATCCTGCGCGGCCGGCGGACGGCCGCCGACGGGCTGGCGCGCCTGGCGGCGGACCTGCGGGACATCGTCCGCTGA
- a CDS encoding PadR family transcriptional regulator, which yields MRPQLLALLARAPAYGYELKQGLEQTFGPAYPQPNIGQIYVTLGRLEKGGLIRGQEVAQDGRPDKKVYEITEEGIQELAEWFAAPTEGPRVRDEFFMKLVLAPGTELADQLTLINNQRRHCLTMMRGLNRLAAEEQGNRVSQLLIEGAVLHLQADLDWLERCQEELT from the coding sequence GTGCGGCCCCAGCTGCTGGCCCTGCTGGCCAGAGCGCCCGCCTACGGGTACGAACTCAAGCAGGGCCTTGAGCAGACCTTCGGCCCGGCGTACCCTCAGCCGAACATCGGTCAGATCTACGTCACCCTGGGTCGACTCGAGAAGGGCGGGCTGATCCGCGGCCAGGAGGTGGCCCAGGACGGCAGGCCCGACAAGAAGGTCTACGAGATCACCGAGGAGGGCATCCAGGAACTCGCCGAGTGGTTCGCGGCGCCCACCGAAGGCCCCCGGGTACGCGACGAGTTCTTCATGAAGCTGGTCCTGGCGCCCGGCACCGAGCTCGCCGACCAGCTGACGCTGATCAACAACCAGCGCCGCCACTGCCTCACCATGATGCGCGGGCTGAACCGGCTGGCCGCCGAGGAACAGGGCAACCGGGTCTCCCAACTGCTCATCGAGGGCGCCGTACTGCACCTGCAGGCGGACCTGGACTGGCTGGAACGCTGTCAGGAGGAGCTGACGTGA